One genomic window of Meles meles chromosome 3, mMelMel3.1 paternal haplotype, whole genome shotgun sequence includes the following:
- the PHYKPL gene encoding 5-phosphohydroxy-L-lysine phospho-lyase isoform X4 yields MAAVGRGKAETLALRRRLLSDSCRLFYPEDPIKIVRGQGQYLYDEEGAEYLDCINNVAHVGHCHPLVVQAAHRQNQMLNTNSRYLHDNIVDYAQRLSETLPEKLCVFYFLNSGSEANDLALRLARQYTGHWDVVVLDHAYHGHLSSLIDISPYKFRDLDGQKEWVHVAPLPDTYRGLYREDHPNPAGAYASEVKRVVNSVQEKGRKLQGEDFVPDIVTMGKSIGNGHPVACVATTQAVARAFEATGVEYFNTFGGSPVSCAVGLAVLDVLEKEQLRAHAASVGSVLVELLRQQKAKHPIIGDVRGVGLFIGVDLIKDTATRTPATEEANYVVSRLKENYILLSTDGPGRNVLKFKPPMCFSVDNARHVVAKMDTILTDMEKNVRSCETLRLQPWHSCPPSLEEMKHPTPTG; encoded by the exons ATGGCCGCCGTAGGGCGCGGGAAGGCCGAGACGCTGGCCCTGAGGCGGCGGCTGCTAAG TGATTCTTGCAGACTCTTTTACCCGGAGGATCCTATTAAGATTGTCCGGGGCCAAGGGCAGTACTTGTATGACGAAGAGGGAGCAGAATACCTCGATTGTATCAACAATGTGGCTCATG TCGGACACTGCCACCCTCTCGTGGTCCAAGCTGCGCACAGACAGAACCAGATGCTCAACACCAACAGCCGCTACCTGCACGACAACATCGTGGACTACGCGCAGAGGCTGTCAGAGACCCTGCCGGAGAAGCTCTGTGTGTTTTATTTCCTGAATTCTGG GTCAGAAGCCAATGACCTGGCCCTGAGGCTGGCCCGCCAGTACACGGGACACTGGGATGTGGTGGTATTAGATCA cGCTTATCACGGTCACCTGAGCTCCCTGATCGACATCAGCCCGTACAAGTTCCGAGACCTGGATGGCCAGAAGGAGTGGGTCCATGTG GCACCTCTCCCAGACACCTACCGGGGTCTTTACCGGGAGGATCACCCCAATCCAGCAGGGGCCTACGCCAGCGAGGTGAAGCGTGTGGTGAACAGCGTGCAGGAGAAGGGCAGGAAG CTGCAGGGAGAAGACTTTGTCCCCGACATTGTCACCATGGGCAAGTCGATTGGCAATGGTCACCCGGTAGCCTGCGTGGCCACAACCCAAGCTGTGGCAAGGGCCTTTGAAGCCACCGGGGTGGAGTATTTCAACACG TTTGGGGGCAGCCCGGTGTCCTGCGCCGTGGGCCTGGCCGTCCTGGACGTTCTGGAGAAGGAGCAGCTGCGGGCTCACGCTGCCTCTGTGGGCAGTGTCCTCGTGGAGCTCCTCCGACAGCAGAAAGCCAAGCATCCCATCATCGGGGACGTCAG GGGCGTCGGGCTCTTTATCGGTGTGGACCTCATCAAAGACACAGCGACCAGGACACCAGCAACTGAGGAGGCGAACTACGTGGTGTCCAG GCTGAAAGAGAACTACATTTTGCTGAGCACAGATGGCCCTGGGCGGAATGTCCTGAAATTTAAACCCCCAATGTGCTTCAGTGTGGACAACGCACGACACGTGGTGGCAAAGATGGataccattctgacag ACATGGAAAAAAACGTGAGAAGTTGTGAGACACTGAGGCTCCAGCCCTGGCACTCGTGTCCTCCTTCCTTGG aAGAAATGAAGCATCCCACTCCAACAGGCTGA
- the PHYKPL gene encoding 5-phosphohydroxy-L-lysine phospho-lyase isoform X1: protein MAAVGRGKAETLALRRRLLSDSCRLFYPEDPIKIVRGQGQYLYDEEGAEYLDCINNVAHVGHCHPLVVQAAHRQNQMLNTNSRYLHDNIVDYAQRLSETLPEKLCVFYFLNSGSEANDLALRLARQYTGHWDVVVLDHAYHGHLSSLIDISPYKFRDLDGQKEWVHVAPLPDTYRGLYREDHPNPAGAYASEVKRVVNSVQEKGRKIAAFFVESLPSVAGQIIPPAGYFPQVAEHIHRAGGLFVADEIQVGFGRVGKHFWAFQLQGEDFVPDIVTMGKSIGNGHPVACVATTQAVARAFEATGVEYFNTFGGSPVSCAVGLAVLDVLEKEQLRAHAASVGSVLVELLRQQKAKHPIIGDVRGVGLFIGVDLIKDTATRTPATEEANYVVSRLKENYILLSTDGPGRNVLKFKPPMCFSVDNARHVVAKMDTILTDMEKNVRSCETLRLQPWHSCPPSLEEMKHPTPTG from the exons ATGGCCGCCGTAGGGCGCGGGAAGGCCGAGACGCTGGCCCTGAGGCGGCGGCTGCTAAG TGATTCTTGCAGACTCTTTTACCCGGAGGATCCTATTAAGATTGTCCGGGGCCAAGGGCAGTACTTGTATGACGAAGAGGGAGCAGAATACCTCGATTGTATCAACAATGTGGCTCATG TCGGACACTGCCACCCTCTCGTGGTCCAAGCTGCGCACAGACAGAACCAGATGCTCAACACCAACAGCCGCTACCTGCACGACAACATCGTGGACTACGCGCAGAGGCTGTCAGAGACCCTGCCGGAGAAGCTCTGTGTGTTTTATTTCCTGAATTCTGG GTCAGAAGCCAATGACCTGGCCCTGAGGCTGGCCCGCCAGTACACGGGACACTGGGATGTGGTGGTATTAGATCA cGCTTATCACGGTCACCTGAGCTCCCTGATCGACATCAGCCCGTACAAGTTCCGAGACCTGGATGGCCAGAAGGAGTGGGTCCATGTG GCACCTCTCCCAGACACCTACCGGGGTCTTTACCGGGAGGATCACCCCAATCCAGCAGGGGCCTACGCCAGCGAGGTGAAGCGTGTGGTGAACAGCGTGCAGGAGAAGGGCAGGAAG ATCGCAGCCTTTTTTGTGGAGTCTCTGCCCAGTGTTGCAGGGCAGATCATTCCCCCGGCCGGCTACTTCCCTCAAGTGGCAGA GCACATCCATAGGGCCGGAGGGCTCTTTGTTGCAGACGAGATTCAAGTGGGCTTTGGCCGAGTAGGCAAGCACTTCTGGGCCTTCCAGCTGCAGGGAGAAGACTTTGTCCCCGACATTGTCACCATGGGCAAGTCGATTGGCAATGGTCACCCGGTAGCCTGCGTGGCCACAACCCAAGCTGTGGCAAGGGCCTTTGAAGCCACCGGGGTGGAGTATTTCAACACG TTTGGGGGCAGCCCGGTGTCCTGCGCCGTGGGCCTGGCCGTCCTGGACGTTCTGGAGAAGGAGCAGCTGCGGGCTCACGCTGCCTCTGTGGGCAGTGTCCTCGTGGAGCTCCTCCGACAGCAGAAAGCCAAGCATCCCATCATCGGGGACGTCAG GGGCGTCGGGCTCTTTATCGGTGTGGACCTCATCAAAGACACAGCGACCAGGACACCAGCAACTGAGGAGGCGAACTACGTGGTGTCCAG GCTGAAAGAGAACTACATTTTGCTGAGCACAGATGGCCCTGGGCGGAATGTCCTGAAATTTAAACCCCCAATGTGCTTCAGTGTGGACAACGCACGACACGTGGTGGCAAAGATGGataccattctgacag ACATGGAAAAAAACGTGAGAAGTTGTGAGACACTGAGGCTCCAGCCCTGGCACTCGTGTCCTCCTTCCTTGG aAGAAATGAAGCATCCCACTCCAACAGGCTGA
- the PHYKPL gene encoding 5-phosphohydroxy-L-lysine phospho-lyase isoform X2, with protein sequence MAAVGRGKAETLALRRRLLSDSCRLFYPEDPIKIVRGQGQYLYDEEGAEYLDCINNVAHVGHCHPLVVQAAHRQNQMLNTNSRYLHDNIVDYAQRLSETLPEKLCVFYFLNSGSEANDLALRLARQYTGHWDVVVLDHAYHGHLSSLIDISPYKFRDLDGQKEWVHVAPLPDTYRGLYREDHPNPAGAYASEVKRVVNSVQEKGRKIAAFFVESLPSVAGQIIPPAGYFPQVAEHIHRAGGLFVADEIQVGFGRVGKHFWAFQLQGEDFVPDIVTMGKSIGNGHPVACVATTQAVARAFEATGVEYFNTFGGSPVSCAVGLAVLDVLEKEQLRAHAASVGSVLVELLRQQKAKHPIIGDVRGVGLFIGVDLIKDTATRTPATEEANYVVSRLKENYILLSTDGPGRNVLKFKPPMCFSVDNARHVVAKMDTILTDMEKNVRSCETLRLQPWHSCPPSLAPP encoded by the exons ATGGCCGCCGTAGGGCGCGGGAAGGCCGAGACGCTGGCCCTGAGGCGGCGGCTGCTAAG TGATTCTTGCAGACTCTTTTACCCGGAGGATCCTATTAAGATTGTCCGGGGCCAAGGGCAGTACTTGTATGACGAAGAGGGAGCAGAATACCTCGATTGTATCAACAATGTGGCTCATG TCGGACACTGCCACCCTCTCGTGGTCCAAGCTGCGCACAGACAGAACCAGATGCTCAACACCAACAGCCGCTACCTGCACGACAACATCGTGGACTACGCGCAGAGGCTGTCAGAGACCCTGCCGGAGAAGCTCTGTGTGTTTTATTTCCTGAATTCTGG GTCAGAAGCCAATGACCTGGCCCTGAGGCTGGCCCGCCAGTACACGGGACACTGGGATGTGGTGGTATTAGATCA cGCTTATCACGGTCACCTGAGCTCCCTGATCGACATCAGCCCGTACAAGTTCCGAGACCTGGATGGCCAGAAGGAGTGGGTCCATGTG GCACCTCTCCCAGACACCTACCGGGGTCTTTACCGGGAGGATCACCCCAATCCAGCAGGGGCCTACGCCAGCGAGGTGAAGCGTGTGGTGAACAGCGTGCAGGAGAAGGGCAGGAAG ATCGCAGCCTTTTTTGTGGAGTCTCTGCCCAGTGTTGCAGGGCAGATCATTCCCCCGGCCGGCTACTTCCCTCAAGTGGCAGA GCACATCCATAGGGCCGGAGGGCTCTTTGTTGCAGACGAGATTCAAGTGGGCTTTGGCCGAGTAGGCAAGCACTTCTGGGCCTTCCAGCTGCAGGGAGAAGACTTTGTCCCCGACATTGTCACCATGGGCAAGTCGATTGGCAATGGTCACCCGGTAGCCTGCGTGGCCACAACCCAAGCTGTGGCAAGGGCCTTTGAAGCCACCGGGGTGGAGTATTTCAACACG TTTGGGGGCAGCCCGGTGTCCTGCGCCGTGGGCCTGGCCGTCCTGGACGTTCTGGAGAAGGAGCAGCTGCGGGCTCACGCTGCCTCTGTGGGCAGTGTCCTCGTGGAGCTCCTCCGACAGCAGAAAGCCAAGCATCCCATCATCGGGGACGTCAG GGGCGTCGGGCTCTTTATCGGTGTGGACCTCATCAAAGACACAGCGACCAGGACACCAGCAACTGAGGAGGCGAACTACGTGGTGTCCAG GCTGAAAGAGAACTACATTTTGCTGAGCACAGATGGCCCTGGGCGGAATGTCCTGAAATTTAAACCCCCAATGTGCTTCAGTGTGGACAACGCACGACACGTGGTGGCAAAGATGGataccattctgacag ACATGGAAAAAAACGTGAGAAGTTGTGAGACACTGAGGCTCCAGCCCTGGCACTCGTGTCCTCCTTCCTTGG CTCCGCCCTAA
- the PHYKPL gene encoding 5-phosphohydroxy-L-lysine phospho-lyase isoform X3 — protein MSDSCRLFYPEDPIKIVRGQGQYLYDEEGAEYLDCINNVAHVGHCHPLVVQAAHRQNQMLNTNSRYLHDNIVDYAQRLSETLPEKLCVFYFLNSGSEANDLALRLARQYTGHWDVVVLDHAYHGHLSSLIDISPYKFRDLDGQKEWVHVAPLPDTYRGLYREDHPNPAGAYASEVKRVVNSVQEKGRKIAAFFVESLPSVAGQIIPPAGYFPQVAEHIHRAGGLFVADEIQVGFGRVGKHFWAFQLQGEDFVPDIVTMGKSIGNGHPVACVATTQAVARAFEATGVEYFNTFGGSPVSCAVGLAVLDVLEKEQLRAHAASVGSVLVELLRQQKAKHPIIGDVRGVGLFIGVDLIKDTATRTPATEEANYVVSRLKENYILLSTDGPGRNVLKFKPPMCFSVDNARHVVAKMDTILTDMEKNVRSCETLRLQPWHSCPPSLEEMKHPTPTG, from the exons ATGAG TGATTCTTGCAGACTCTTTTACCCGGAGGATCCTATTAAGATTGTCCGGGGCCAAGGGCAGTACTTGTATGACGAAGAGGGAGCAGAATACCTCGATTGTATCAACAATGTGGCTCATG TCGGACACTGCCACCCTCTCGTGGTCCAAGCTGCGCACAGACAGAACCAGATGCTCAACACCAACAGCCGCTACCTGCACGACAACATCGTGGACTACGCGCAGAGGCTGTCAGAGACCCTGCCGGAGAAGCTCTGTGTGTTTTATTTCCTGAATTCTGG GTCAGAAGCCAATGACCTGGCCCTGAGGCTGGCCCGCCAGTACACGGGACACTGGGATGTGGTGGTATTAGATCA cGCTTATCACGGTCACCTGAGCTCCCTGATCGACATCAGCCCGTACAAGTTCCGAGACCTGGATGGCCAGAAGGAGTGGGTCCATGTG GCACCTCTCCCAGACACCTACCGGGGTCTTTACCGGGAGGATCACCCCAATCCAGCAGGGGCCTACGCCAGCGAGGTGAAGCGTGTGGTGAACAGCGTGCAGGAGAAGGGCAGGAAG ATCGCAGCCTTTTTTGTGGAGTCTCTGCCCAGTGTTGCAGGGCAGATCATTCCCCCGGCCGGCTACTTCCCTCAAGTGGCAGA GCACATCCATAGGGCCGGAGGGCTCTTTGTTGCAGACGAGATTCAAGTGGGCTTTGGCCGAGTAGGCAAGCACTTCTGGGCCTTCCAGCTGCAGGGAGAAGACTTTGTCCCCGACATTGTCACCATGGGCAAGTCGATTGGCAATGGTCACCCGGTAGCCTGCGTGGCCACAACCCAAGCTGTGGCAAGGGCCTTTGAAGCCACCGGGGTGGAGTATTTCAACACG TTTGGGGGCAGCCCGGTGTCCTGCGCCGTGGGCCTGGCCGTCCTGGACGTTCTGGAGAAGGAGCAGCTGCGGGCTCACGCTGCCTCTGTGGGCAGTGTCCTCGTGGAGCTCCTCCGACAGCAGAAAGCCAAGCATCCCATCATCGGGGACGTCAG GGGCGTCGGGCTCTTTATCGGTGTGGACCTCATCAAAGACACAGCGACCAGGACACCAGCAACTGAGGAGGCGAACTACGTGGTGTCCAG GCTGAAAGAGAACTACATTTTGCTGAGCACAGATGGCCCTGGGCGGAATGTCCTGAAATTTAAACCCCCAATGTGCTTCAGTGTGGACAACGCACGACACGTGGTGGCAAAGATGGataccattctgacag ACATGGAAAAAAACGTGAGAAGTTGTGAGACACTGAGGCTCCAGCCCTGGCACTCGTGTCCTCCTTCCTTGG aAGAAATGAAGCATCCCACTCCAACAGGCTGA
- the HNRNPAB gene encoding heterogeneous nuclear ribonucleoprotein A/B isoform X1: MSEAGEEQPMETTGATENGHEAAPEGESPAGAGTGAAASTGGGSSAPPAGNQNGAEGDQINASKNEEDAGKMFVGGLSWDTSKKDLKDYFTKFGEVVDCTIKMDPNTGRSRGFGFILFKDAASVEKVLDQKEHRLDGRVIDPKKAMAMKKDPVKKIFVGGLNPEATEEKIREYFREFGEIEAIELPMDPKLNKRRGFVFITFKEEEPVKKVLEKKFHTISGSKCEIKVAQPKEVYQQQQYGSGGRGNRNRGNRGSGGGGGSGGQSQSWNQGYGSYWNQGYGYQQGYGPGYGGYDYSPYGYYGYGPGYDYSQGGTNYGKSQRRGGHQNNYKPY; encoded by the exons ATGTCGGAAGCGGGTGAGGAGCAGCCCATGGAGACCACGGGCGCCACCGAGAACGGACACGAGGCCGCCCCCGAAGGCGAGTCGCCGGCGGGGGCCGGCACCGGGGCCGCGGCGAGCACCGGAGGCGGGAGCTCGGCGCCCCCGGCCGGCAACCAAAACGGCGCCGAGGGTGACCAGATCAACGCCAGCAAGAACGAGGAGGACGCGGG AAAAATGTTCGTTGGTGGCCTGAGCTGGGATACCAGCAAAAAAGACCTAAAGGATTACTTTACCAAATTTGGAGAGGTTGTTGATTGTACAATAAAAATGGATCCCAACACTGGCCGGTCAAGAGGGTTTGGGTTTATCCTCTTCAAAGATGCAGCCAGTGTGGAGAAG GTCCTAGACCAGAAGGAACACAGGCTGGATGGCCGTGTCATTGACCCCAAAAAGGCCATGGCCATGAAGAAGGACCCGGTAAAGAAAATTTTTGTGGGGGGTCTGAATCCTGAAGCCACTGAAGAGAAGATCAGGGAGTACTTTCGAGAGTTTGGGGAG ATTGAGGCCATTGAGCTTCCCATGGATCCAAAGTTGAACAAAAGACGAGGCTTTGTTTTCATCACCTTTAAAGAAGAGGAACCTGtgaagaaagttctggagaaaAAGTTCCATACTATCAGTGGCAGTAAG TGTGAGATCAAGGTGGCCCAGCCCAAAGAAGTCTATCAGCAGCAGCAGTATGGCTCGGGGGGCCGTGGGAACCGCAACCGAGGGAACCGAGgcagcggcggtggcggcggAAGTGGAG GTCAGAGTCAGAGTTGGAATCAGGGCTACGGCAGCTACTGGAACCAGGGCTACGGCTACCAGCAGGGCTACGGGCCCGGCTATGGCGGCTACGACTACTCGCCCTATGGCTATTACGGCTACGGCCCCGGCTACGACTACA GTCAGGGTGGCACGAACTACGGGAAGAGCCAGCGCCGCGGCGGCCACCAGAACAACTACAAGCCGTACTGA
- the HNRNPAB gene encoding heterogeneous nuclear ribonucleoprotein A/B isoform X2: MSEAGEEQPMETTGATENGHEAAPEGESPAGAGTGAAASTGGGSSAPPAGNQNGAEGDQINASKNEEDAGKMFVGGLSWDTSKKDLKDYFTKFGEVVDCTIKMDPNTGRSRGFGFILFKDAASVEKVLDQKEHRLDGRVIDPKKAMAMKKDPVKKIFVGGLNPEATEEKIREYFREFGEIEAIELPMDPKLNKRRGFVFITFKEEEPVKKVLEKKFHTISGSKCEIKVAQPKEVYQQQQYGSGGRGNRNRGNRGSGGGGGSGGQGGTNYGKSQRRGGHQNNYKPY; this comes from the exons ATGTCGGAAGCGGGTGAGGAGCAGCCCATGGAGACCACGGGCGCCACCGAGAACGGACACGAGGCCGCCCCCGAAGGCGAGTCGCCGGCGGGGGCCGGCACCGGGGCCGCGGCGAGCACCGGAGGCGGGAGCTCGGCGCCCCCGGCCGGCAACCAAAACGGCGCCGAGGGTGACCAGATCAACGCCAGCAAGAACGAGGAGGACGCGGG AAAAATGTTCGTTGGTGGCCTGAGCTGGGATACCAGCAAAAAAGACCTAAAGGATTACTTTACCAAATTTGGAGAGGTTGTTGATTGTACAATAAAAATGGATCCCAACACTGGCCGGTCAAGAGGGTTTGGGTTTATCCTCTTCAAAGATGCAGCCAGTGTGGAGAAG GTCCTAGACCAGAAGGAACACAGGCTGGATGGCCGTGTCATTGACCCCAAAAAGGCCATGGCCATGAAGAAGGACCCGGTAAAGAAAATTTTTGTGGGGGGTCTGAATCCTGAAGCCACTGAAGAGAAGATCAGGGAGTACTTTCGAGAGTTTGGGGAG ATTGAGGCCATTGAGCTTCCCATGGATCCAAAGTTGAACAAAAGACGAGGCTTTGTTTTCATCACCTTTAAAGAAGAGGAACCTGtgaagaaagttctggagaaaAAGTTCCATACTATCAGTGGCAGTAAG TGTGAGATCAAGGTGGCCCAGCCCAAAGAAGTCTATCAGCAGCAGCAGTATGGCTCGGGGGGCCGTGGGAACCGCAACCGAGGGAACCGAGgcagcggcggtggcggcggAAGTGGAG GTCAGGGTGGCACGAACTACGGGAAGAGCCAGCGCCGCGGCGGCCACCAGAACAACTACAAGCCGTACTGA